In Acropora muricata isolate sample 2 chromosome 13, ASM3666990v1, whole genome shotgun sequence, the DNA window ATGTTTTTAGCGTTACTTCAAGGCGTTCCAAAAGATATGTGGAATACTGTCGCTGCGCTTCTAAGAAATGTGACTGTATTCCCACCGGCGAAAATCCATGACGATGAAACTGCACGAAAACAGCGTAGGGCTAAAATAAACGCTGCCAACTATGACCGTAGCGAAATCGTTTTAGTAAAGGGCAATGCAACAAAGGCAGAAGAAGTGATAAAATCGCTTCGATTTTCGAGTTACGAAGAAAACAACCTATGTGATCTCAAGGAAGGAATACCAGGAAACGAGTTCGATGCAACCGTCGAAGAAATAGCGGAACTCACCAACATGCCGGTGAAGCTGAAGAAAGTTATCAAGAGGGCAAGAAATTTTACTCGAGGGGATGTCCTTGCCGTGAACAGGTTGCAGTTTAAAACACAGGATGGGAATATGGTGTTTGGACGAATAGCCGTCCTCCGCAATGGTGATACTTTAGATATGACTTACTCTATACATTCTGTTGAGTACAAACTC includes these proteins:
- the LOC136897032 gene encoding uncharacterized protein encodes the protein MPFSKTILIVIFSIASCYYVEVGYKVCWTYNQAKDLSLKFQKQAHRLADVVCNKPEECKQEIDMFLALLQGVPKDMWNTVAALLRNVTVFPPAKIHDDETARKQRRAKINAANYDRSEIVLVKGNATKAEEVIKSLRFSSYEENNLCDLKEGIPGNEFDATVEEIAELTNMPVKLKKVIKRARNFTRGDVLAVNRLQFKTQDGNMVFGRIAVLRNGDTLDMTYSIHSVEYKLKKKQRKPENAGTFTKFSEALNMEHDEDNDDEGGEDDHEDFHEVSVDLRQDFLAFFHKQAIEGFVKHCDYLLKILDYEQKEEPQILQHIGVKNGQNSEGVKEEGDE